A region of the Oenanthe melanoleuca isolate GR-GAL-2019-014 chromosome 14, OMel1.0, whole genome shotgun sequence genome:
TTGTTAAAatgagaagtgaaaaaaaaaatagatgtttttttttatatgtacCCCTGCAAgtttggcttttaaaataaattaccatTTCAAAACATGTAAATACTTCAGCTAAAAAAGAGTTCTGGGAATCAGTAATCTACTATCaactttatttttagcttttcctGACTGTGGGTTTCATGCtgtttgggaaaaaaccccagaagttCCTTCCCCTCCCATATACCCAGTGTTACACTGTACAATTTATAGCAACTCCAGATGGAAAAAACTTActcttgtttgtttgctggCATGAAGATAAATATAGTCCCCATTTCTGGAGAATTAAAAACCACTGTCCCTCTAAATCACTTTGATTTTTCTATTagaatttcttttcccttactTATCTGAAAGTTGCagcctctttttaaaaataatgattaaaatATATAGTTTGAGCACTCTCAAAATaacacacagaataaaattgaaaaattttatttagaaacataGGCAAAACACACAAAGATAAAAGTGCAGAGATGATAAGTTATTATATAAACATGTATTGGATAAACTCAGTATATTCAGGTGCAATTTCAGTTATAGGATTCACTAGTGTGACTCTCTGTATAGTTTTCCTTCTGTCAGGGGATAAGAGAAAGGCAAAGGGAGCTTTgctaacattttttaaattgacaATAAGTATGATTTGTCATCCTGTCTCATGAGTAGACATTACAGGCTAAAATGGTCCCACTGGATTTATTGCAGAAATCTATGCAATAAAGAATGTCCTAAATTAAATCTGACAGACCTTGAAATGagaaattagaaaatgaaagatgTCATCTCTTTATACTTTGTAAAATAAGAGGCTCTTCAATGCCAGCCATCCTTCCTGCTTCTGGAATTCTGTCTGAAAatgaaacacacacaaaaatattctcATGCATCTGGAGGTCCACAGTATGTTACCTGCTACTATTAGCAACTCTGATGCACAATATCATCATAGGGAATTTAGGAAATTTTACAGATAAATGTTTCCATGCAGCTGTAGGAGATACAAGCTTTACATCACTAAGATTAGAATGAGTGAATGAGGTAAAGAAACATCATATTCCACACCTTTTACCAGGATCCCCAGTCTGCTAGAATACTCAAACATCTAAATAAACAAGTGAAAAGCAAGTTACATGTTAAATAAGAGACTTGGTAGGTTGAATTTATAAATGGACTTGATTACCTGAATATGCAGCCTAATGAAAAGAGTTGGGTAATCAGTATTTTAAACCCACTGCCTTTAGGTCTCAATTAACATACTCCACAAACACATGCagaaagtaatttcagaaaGGTTCAAAGCCTTAAAACTTCTATGTTTTTGTTCAGTTCTAAAAAAAGCAATGTGTTGTTGTGTCTTATGATTGATACTGAGTTCTGTAACTAACTGTAACCAATGAAATCTCCATGTGAAGTTATATTTGagtcagcagggcagggtgacccTCTGGAGtcagcagaaacaaaagtaTACTTTAAAAACAATTCTCCTATACactctgttttaaaaattgagaCATTTCTGATAGGAATGATTGTTTTCTGACAAAGAGGTAATTTACAGCAGTTTTGGTATggaaattttgtttcttcagcCCCCTCTtctggcagaagaaaaacatcatTGTCTCAATGAATTAACTGTTAAAAAACAGTTAGTACTTCTCACCCTTTTGAGACATCAGTAAGATCAGGCCTCATACTTCTGAAATTCTTGGGTATAAACCAAACAGTTCATAGTATTAACAGGACAGTAATAAATTTTCACAGTACCAAATGAAGCAATGTGCCAAGCAGGCTCTTAGAAGGAAAAAGCTGGAGCAATGAACCTTTTCATTCTCTAGCTTAGGTGGTATTAATTGTAACCAGTCCAGAAGACCAGAAAAGGCAAGTAAGATTTAGCAGTGTTTACTATAGAGCAATGAACTTTGGGCTTAGGCTTTTGTGGTAAATAGGATATGAATTATGTTCTCAGAAAAGATTTATAACCATGTAAAGAATTGACAGCTAAAGAGTTAAGAACTTTCTATAGAAATTAGTTTAGACCAGATAAGAAACAGAGATATACccattatttaatatatttcattgAGAATCTAGATTAAAATCTTGTATTAAATTCCCAGTATAGTGAGACTGTCTCTAGCTGACCCTTTTCAGGTTTGTAGTAATCTAGGGGAGAACAATCTGGCCAGCTGGACTTTTAGGGAAATGGTAAAGCCATTTGGTGTCAGATGAGAGCATTCCCTGCACAGAGAAGGAGGTACACAGTGTCCAGCTGCATGGTTATGCATGGCATAGCAAATCTAGTCACAGACAGAAGTTCAGCAAAAATGACACTGCACCCACCTTTTTGATTTCTCTCAGCAGGTGGTTTGCCAAAGTTCTGCTTTGGATAATTCACTAAAGACACTTTTGGAAGGATGTTCTGGGTATCTTCTTCTTTACCACCATGTAAGAAATGAGATAGAATTCCATACAGGAGAGGTCTGCTTAagggagaaattaaaaagtacTCTGTAAAGTCTATGAAATACTGAGCATTCTTAGATTTTAGTATTTACTTCTACAATATGTACAAATGTCTTTAACGACACAAAACACATCCAAATATCATTACATAAATAAGCACAGACCTAAGCTCCCCCTGAACACCAACACTGTCCTAAAAAGCTGAGACTAAAGACACTCTCCACTGaactccagctctcctgcaggtgAAGAAGGTGTGCACATTCTCACCCATGGATCAGCAGGACCCACACACTCACAGCACATCAGGCACTGGTGGCTACAGGCCAGCCCACCATGGCACATCTCAAACTTGGCTCTTCCTAAGCCCCTGACAGCTTCAGACAGCACAAGCTACAGAAAATGCTGAACATGTCTGAACTGCTTCAGCTCCCATTATTAACACAGTCATTAACACAGTTTTATTGGAGCACTCTGATTTTATATCTAATCTCACAGTAGTATTTTTATTGCTCCACACAGCACCTCCCAGATATGCaaagagcatttttattttctgtagaaagcAGACTGTAGTGGTAAGAGAGCTGTGCTTTGGTGCACAAGGGCACTATCTGGAGAACTGTGCTGGCAGAATTCAGTGTTAGTCTGGACTATGTCTGAACATGGCTCCATGTCTGGCATTGTGAAGCTGAGTCCAGCATATTAGAACAGGCTTGAGATCAGCCACATTTCAGTTGGTGAGAACATTTACATGTGATTTATAATAAcactaaagagaaaaatacactgGTATACAGAATAtagaatatacagaatatattGTGCATTCCAAAATTCCTCCTTACACTGACTTTCCACTTGCATCTTCAATTATATTCAGCTCCTTGGCAAGAAATTGTCTATCCAAGGGTACTTCAGGCTGGCCAgattctggaaaacaaaacccctaAATCTTAAGACCAGTAAGAAGAATGTCACCAATTAACAGATGGCTTCAAAAGATGATGAGAGCACACACCTCCTTTTTAGACTATTAATAACTAACAGTTTATTGTAATTCCAAGGAACCCATATAAGCATTAGTGCTTCATACTGGTATAATTTTCAATAGCATATTACAATACTTATCTTCAATCTTAAAGAAtctaagaaaatattaaagaagtCTTACAGTATAAAGAGAAATTCATCAGGCAAAGAACTCTTTCTCCAAACTGGTACTCCCAGCCATTTCAAGAAATTTGAATTTGCAGCTGTTATCAAGTTTTCTTGATAACAAACACTGTGTCAAACAATTTATCTAAAGGGTAAAGGAGCAGAGAGtaagttttcttaaaaattaatgaagtgaTCTGGCTTAATGCTGCAAGTAGAGCTGTGGAGAGCTTGGTTGTACCGTTAATTCCCGAGGGAATACAAGGTTATGCATCCATAACACCAATGGAATTATTCAACCAATCAATGGCTGATTACTATTCCAGCAATGACACAAATCCTGTACCTGCTGTGAGAACAGACGCCGTGTATCTGTACTTGTTGTACTCCAGGTACTCCCGAACGAGCTCGTTGATCAGCAGGTTCTCCCGGGACAGCGCCGGCCGCGGCTCGCTCCGCTCGTCCAGGGCATTGAACACCTCGGCTCGGATCCTCGCTTTGATCTGGCCAAGAGCTCCTCTTTTTTCCAGCGTGTCCTTTAAAACTATCACCACAAAAAGAAGCCCGTTAATTTAAAGCCGAAGAGCATTAATTAGCCCCGATACAAGCAGAGTCTGGCGCACGCCGCTGCCACAGCGATAAGGTATCAGCACTGTGCACGTGCCACCAGCCTGGGCACCGCACAGATAAAAGTTCAGCCTTCACACGGGCACAAACACAGCTtcattttcagtcttttatatttttatgtatctTTTATATTCAGCAAGCATACGGTCTGGCAATTTAAGAAGCACGACGTTACTGCAGCAAGATGCGTTTAATACTGAAGTATAATGAAATACAGCGCACCGTATATAAacggggcagcgccggggggACCGGGGGCAGCGCTGAGGGACCGGGGGCAGCAACGAGGGACCAGGGCAGTAACGAGGGACCAGGGCAGTAACGAGGGACCGGGGGCAGTAACGAGGGACCAGGGGCAGTAACGAGGGACCGGGGGCAGTGCCGAGGGACGGCGGCCACCATTAGCGTCCGCGGCAGCTCTGAGACCCATCCCGGTGGCCGCGGAAGGCCGAGCCACTCTCCCACCCTCCTGACAGCCCGAAACATCCCCAGCCCCGGTTCCGGCTCCAGCTCTGGCCCCGACCTGCTTTGAGCTCCGCCACCGTCGCCATGGCCGCACCACAACCCGAATGGAGCCGCGCGCACTGCGCAGGCGCGGGGCGGGAACGCTCTGAGGGAAgagagcggggcggggcgggagctGCGTGAGGGGACAGCGCGGGGCGGGATAGAGCTGCTTGAAGGAACAGCGCGGGGCTGGGAGAGAGCGCTCcgaggggacagagcagggctgcgagagagagccctgagggggacagagcagggctgcgagagagagccctgaggggacagcgcggggctgggagagagagccctgaggggatagagcagggctgggagagagtCCTGagggggacagagcagggctgggagagagccctgagggggacagagcagggctgggagagagagccctgagaggatagagcagggctgggagagagagccctgaggggacagagcagggctgggagagagagccctgaggggacagagcagggctgggagagagagccctgagaggacagagcagggctgggagagagagccctgagaggacagagcagggctgtgagagagagccctgaggggacagagcagggctgtgagagagagccctgagaggacagagcagggctgtgagagagccctgaggggacagaggaggGCTGTGAGAGAGAGCcctgaggggacagagcagggctggatgggggCTCCCTGAGGGGACAGCGCGGGGCCGAGCGGGAGCTCCCTCAGGGGACACAGCGACGCTGGGCGGGAGCTCCCTCAGGGACAGCGCGAGCTCCGTGAGGGGAcagcgccgctcccgcccggcaGCCCCAGGGCATCGCTCTGCTGCCAGCGCCCGCGGGAAAGGTCGTGCTGGGATAGAACAAGCGGCATCAGTGGCGCGTCCGTGCTGCCCGGGGAGCTGCCCTCGGTGTCCTGCTGTGCcgccctcagcccagccctgtcagGGCTGCCGCGCTTTCTCCCTCTATAATTTCAGAGGTTGGCAAAGATCGGGAAAGGAAACGTGGAAAATGAGCGAGAATTTCTCCCGAGTGTGTGGCGGAGGAGTTTTGCACAGAGTCCTTGACAGCTGGACTGTAGATTAAAAGGACTCACCAAAGCTGAGCTCCCAGTGGAAAGGCCTTGCCAAAATGTAACTGTATACGGGGTGTTTTGCAAGCCTGAGGATCCCTGGCGTGTCTGGAGGCTTGTGTGTGTGCTCCGCGTTGCTGGGATGAGTCAAGTGTTTATTTTGTCAATGCATTAAGTATTTCCCAGAGGAAATGCAGCCGGTGTGGGTGAACGAGCTGCAGTTGCTATGGTCTGGATGGAGCAGCCTGCTGGGGCCTGAAGGAAAATGTGAGTCCTCTTGGGCAGTAAAGCCTAAGGCAAGACTTAAGTGTGGGGGTTAGGGAAGTTGTtaggattgttttgttttgtttgttttttacatttcctctcaaagcaaatatttatatGACAGTCCTCCAAAGCATCTCTGGTAGAGgtcaataaataaaatcagaagtGCTGGTGAAGTCCATGTGTTTCCTTAGCCCAGCCGCTGTCAGTGAGTCAGAGCAGTGACTCTGGGGACAAACAGCTGCTTGTGTTTAATGGTACGGCATTTCGGCATTTTCACAGCCTAAACGTGTTTCTCTGGATCCTTCCAAACTTCTCCATGACCTTATGAGTCACTCTTCTATCACACCTGGTTTCCCGTTGATAAGTTGTTGCAGTTTTCCACATTCCTTCAATTTCCTGTCCTGCTTCTACTAGTATCCTacgaaaaaaaccccaacaaaacaaaacaaacaagaaacatACAGaattttgtgtggtttttttttctgcttgctaGGTAATCCCCTTTTAAAACAAGATTTCAATTTATATTTCTTGTAttaatctgttttaaaagaTGCTCTTACAACAATGGCTTGTGAAATTCATCTTCAGCGACTTTCTGCTACTCTGAGACCTTGGTTCTGTATCTCTGCAAGCTTAGTCTTGTGTCAGCTCTGTTTGTTCTCCTtcacaataaatattttgaatcagtcacatttttcttctgaactcTTTTGCTTCCTCTCACATTAATTATTTACTCTGTATTTTGactgtgttttgttttacatGAGGTGGAAAGCTGAGAATCATTATTTGAGGTGAAACATGATTGATATGGAGCATGAAAATTGGTGACAGTCTGGGGctgaaagaaaagtatttgGAATGTGAAACTTACATTTTGTTAGTCTTTTAGCTTACAGTAATATCTTGAGGAAAGCATATGTGGGTAAAAATGTATCTAGATACTCCTTGCTTCATGTTTATTTATTGCCTTTTGCATATAAGAATAAAGGGAATCATGTGTGAACATTTAGCTATTCTCTTGAAATACTATAAAGATTTTACCATGATGTGGATTAAAGTGTGGGTTAAACTGACAAACTCCTAGAACCTGTGACACCCACTGTGTGTGGTGTGCTCTTTCTGTGAGGATTCTGCTCCATTGCTCGATGCAGATgggagctggctgggctggacgctgctgctgctgctgcttttcgAGCTGACATCCTGAGAATGCGGGACCCAGGGGGACACACAGAAATATCACAACGGACAATCTGGCCACCACCAGCACGGCTCGGAAAGTGCAGCTCTGAAAGTGCAGGTGGATAAAGAAGCAATCTGATATACTTTTTGTATGTGTGATGCCTGCTTTTAAGTTATATGTTAAAGAAACAAGACCTATCTCTTTTTAACAACTTTGTCTGTTACCTTAATTGCCCTGGATGGACAAGAGCATTTTAAACTGTGGTTTGTGTGATTAAAGATTTCAGATGTTACTGTAGAGTACTATGTAACCACCCTGCTATTTCCTGCAGCATGCAATGCCATTCCTACATGTGTCCCACCATACTCCAGCTGGTCTATTCTGGTACAGTAGGCAGGCAAGCTCACTGTGG
Encoded here:
- the CEP20 gene encoding centrosomal protein 20 isoform X1 yields the protein MATVAELKAVLKDTLEKRGALGQIKARIRAEVFNALDERSEPRPALSRENLLINELVREYLEYNKYRYTASVLTAESGQPEVPLDRQFLAKELNIIEDASGKPLLYGILSHFLHGGKEEDTQNILPKVSLVNYPKQNFGKPPAERNQKDRIPEAGRMAGIEEPLILQSIKR
- the CEP20 gene encoding centrosomal protein 20 isoform X3, which translates into the protein MATVAELKAVLKDTLEKRGALGQIKARIRAEVFNALDERSEPRPALSRENLLINELVREYLEYNKYRYTASVLTAESGQPEVPLDRQFLAKELNIIEDASGKSVPLLYGILSHFLHGGKEEDTQNILPKVSLVNYPKQNFGKPPAERNQKDRIPEAGRMAGIEEPLILQSIKR
- the CEP20 gene encoding centrosomal protein 20 isoform X2, with the protein product MATVAELKAVLKDTLEKRGALGQIKARIRAEVFNALDERSEPRPALSRENLLINELVREYLEYNKYRYTASVLTAESGQPEVPLDRQFLAKELNIIEDASGKSVRPLLYGILSHFLHGGKEEDTQNILPKVSLVNYPKQNFGKPPAERNQKDRIPEAGRMAGIEEPLILQSIKR
- the CEP20 gene encoding centrosomal protein 20 isoform X4; translated protein: MATVAELKAVLKDTLEKRGALGQIKARIRAEVFNALDERSEPRPALSRENLLINELVREYLEYNKYRYTASVLTAESGQPEVPLDRQFLAKELNIIEDASGKSV